The window CGACACCACCTTGCGCGATGGCGAGCAATCGCCCGGCGCCTCGATGACGCGCGAGGAGAAGATCCGTATCGCCCGCCAGCTCGAGCGACTGAAGGTCGACGTGATCGAGGCCGGTTTCGCCGCCAGCTCGAATGGTGATTTCGAGGCCATCCGCGCCATTGCCCAGACCGTCAAGGATTCGACCATCTGCTCGCTGGCCCGCGCCAACGACAAGGACATCGCGCGTGCCGCCGAGGCGCTGAAGCCGGCCAATTCCTTCCGCATCCATACCTTCATCGCCACGTCGGCGCTGCACATGGAGAAGAAGCTGCGCATGACGCCCGACCAGGTCTACGAGCAGGCCCGCCTGGCGGTGCGCTTCGCGCGCCAGTTCACCGATGACATCGAGTTCTCGCCCGAGGACGGCAGCCGCTCGGACATGGACTTCCTGTGCCGCGTGCTGGAAGCGGTGATCGCCGAAGGCGCCACCACCATCAACCTGCCCGATACCGTTGGCTACGCGGTGCCGGAAGGCTATGCCGGCCTGATCCGCTCGGTGCGCGAGCGCATCCCCAATTCCGACAAGGCGATCTGGTCGGTGCATTGCCACAACGATCTCGGCATGGCCGTGGCCAACTCGCTGGCGGCGGTCAAGCTCGGCGGCGCGCGCCAGATCGAGTGCACCATCAACGGCCTGGGCGAGCGTGCCGGCAACACCAGCCTGGAAGAGGTGGTGATGGCGGTCAAGACCCGCCGCGACTATTTCGACCTCGACGTCGGTGTCGATACCACCCAGATCGTGCCGGCCTCCAAGCTGGTCTCGCAGATCACCGGCTTCGTGGTGCAGCCCAATAAGGCCG of the Cupriavidus malaysiensis genome contains:
- a CDS encoding 2-isopropylmalate synthase; this encodes MSDKLIIFDTTLRDGEQSPGASMTREEKIRIARQLERLKVDVIEAGFAASSNGDFEAIRAIAQTVKDSTICSLARANDKDIARAAEALKPANSFRIHTFIATSALHMEKKLRMTPDQVYEQARLAVRFARQFTDDIEFSPEDGSRSDMDFLCRVLEAVIAEGATTINLPDTVGYAVPEGYAGLIRSVRERIPNSDKAIWSVHCHNDLGMAVANSLAAVKLGGARQIECTINGLGERAGNTSLEEVVMAVKTRRDYFDLDVGVDTTQIVPASKLVSQITGFVVQPNKAVVGANAFAHASGIHQDGVLKARDTYEIMRAEDVGWSANKIVLGKLSGRNAFKQRLQELGIEMESEAEINAAFTRFKELADQKAEIFDEDIVAIVSDEATEASNEHYRFVSLSQRSETGERPHARVVFNMDGQEQIGEAEGNGPVDATLHAIEGKVGSGAELVLYSVNAITTGTQAQGEVTVRLSKAGRIVNGVGTDPDIVAASAKAYLAALNKLHDKAVQKINPQI